From the genome of Lycorma delicatula isolate Av1 chromosome 11, ASM4794821v1, whole genome shotgun sequence, one region includes:
- the LOC142332258 gene encoding peptidyl-prolyl cis-trans isomerase D-like isoform X2 has product MIQGGDVTHFDGSGGESIYGSTFEDENFLINHNLGGEISMVNAGRPNSNNSQFFITTVPCPHLNGQNVVFGRVKKGLGAVKMISEVATNNERPISECRIVDCGQFKPGQDWGIAECDGTEDEYPPFPEDWKNNPSDVELERLHSVAMVIKKSGNFYFDMGNYVDANRKYKKALRYIDWYMMHLKKKSMNSKILTDIKILCKLNSAAALLKKKEYYEVRKLCSEVLRVDKNNAKALFRRGQANFGLNDNELALKDLERAHAIDPIDKKITDAINAVKKNIKIYLNKEKESCRMMFKDI; this is encoded by the exons ATGATTCAGGGTGGTGATGTAACGCATTTTGATGGAAGTGGTGGGGAAAGCATTTATGGATCAACTTTTGAGGATGAGAACTTTTTAATCAAT cataatctTGGTGGAGAAATTAGCATGGTAAATGCTGGCAGaccaaattcaaataattcacaatttttcaTTACTACGGTGCCTTGTCCTCATTTAAATGGACAAAATGTTGTGTTTGGTCGTGTTAAAAAGGGATTGGGAGCAGTTAAAATGATAAGCGAGGTGGCAACTAATAATGAACGTCCAATTTCT gaaTGTAGAATTGTTGACTGTGGACAGTTTAAACCAGGACAGGATTGGGGTATTGCTGAATGTGATGGTACTGAAGATGAATATCCTCCGTTTCCAGAAGATTGGAAAAATAATCCTTCAGATGTTGAG ttagaaagACTACATTCAGTTGCAATGGTTATTAAAAAGTCTGGTAATTTTTACTTTGACATGGGAAATTATGTAGATgctaatagaaaatataagaaagcaTTACGTTATATTGATTg gtacatgatgcatttaaaaaaaaaatccatgaatAGTAAAATTCTTACAGATATTAAGATTTTATGCAAGTTAAATTCTGCTGCTgctcttttaaaaaagaaagagtattATGAAGTTCGTAAACTTTGTTCTGag GTTTTAAGAGTCGATAAAAATAATGCTAAAGCATTATTTAGAAGAGGACAGGCGAATTTTGGATTGAATGATAATGAAttagcattaaaagatttggaaCGTGCACATGCAATTGATCCAATTGATAAAAAGATAACAGATGCAattaatgctgtaaaaaaaaacattaaaatttatttaaataaggaaaaagaaagttgTAGAATGAtgtttaaagatatataa